The following proteins are co-located in the Manihot esculenta cultivar AM560-2 chromosome 7, M.esculenta_v8, whole genome shotgun sequence genome:
- the LOC110619466 gene encoding probable adenylate kinase 6, chloroplastic yields MAVSLRATRTMSFSSLLSRTFSSASLNSQADLKSAPFFAQRKSLPLRPDPRDRNVQWVFLGCPGVGKGTYASRLSNLLGVPHIATGDLVREELNSSGPLASLLKEIVNQGQLVSDEIIINLLSKRLEAGEAKGESGFILDGFPRTVRQAEILEGVTDIDVVVNLKIQEEALLAKCLGRRICSECGGNYNVASIDIKGENGKPGMYMAPLLPPPHCASKLIQRSDDTEEVVKERLRVYDEMSRPVEEFYHKRGKLLEFNLPGGIPESWPKLLEALNLEDHEIKQSAAA; encoded by the exons ATGGCAGTTTCTTTAAGAGCAACCAGAACGATGTCGTTTTCTTCTCTTCTATCTCGTAccttctcttctgcttctttaaATTCCCAAGCTGACCTCAAATCTGCTCCCTTTTTCGCTCAGAGAAAGTCTCTGCCTCTTCGTCCGGATCCCAGGGATAGAAATGTCCAGTGGGTTTTCCTCGGTTGCCCTGGCGTTGGTAAAGGTACTTATGCTTCTCGCCTCTCCAATCTTCTCGGCGTCCCTCACATCGCCACCGGTGATCTTGTTCGCGAGGAACTCAATTCCTCTGGTCCTCTTGCTTCTCTG CTGAAGGAGATTGTGAACCAAGGGCAATTAGTTTCAgatgaaattattataaatttactgTCCAAGCGTCTTGAAGCCGGAGAAGCCAAGGGCGAATCTGGTTTTATTTTGGATGGTTTTCCTCGAACTGTCAGACAAGCG GAAATATTGGAAGGAGTAACAGATATTGACGTGGTGGTTAACCTAAAGATTCAGGAAGAAGCATTACTTGCAAAATGCCTTGGAAGAAGGATATGTAGTGAATGTGGAGGAAATTACAATGTCGCTAGCATTGACATCAAGGGTGAGAATGGGAAACCTGGAATGTATATGGCTCcgcttcttcctcctcctcattGTGCTTCAAAACTTATCCAGCGATCTGATGATACAGAAGAAGTTGTTAAGGAGCGACTTCGTGTTTACGATGAAATG AGTCGACCTGTTGAAGAGTTCTACCACAAACGTGGGAAGTTATTGGAGTTCAATCTTCCTGGAGGAATCCCAGAATCTTGGCCAAAGCTGCTAGAAGCTCTGAATCTTGAAGACCATGAAATTAAACAATCTGCAGCCGCATGA